From the Mycobacterium sp. DL592 genome, the window ACCACTTGAAGTCCCGCATCGACGCTTTGGCCACCCGGCATGAGCTGATCGGCACCGTGCATGGCAGCGGGCTCTACATGGGCATCGAGCTGGTGCGGGACCGCGCCACGTTGGAGCCCGCCGCCGAGGAGACCTCCGCGATCTGCGAGCGGATGCGCGAACTCGGCGTCATCGTGCAACCCACCGGGGACCGGCAGAACGTGTTGAAGGTCAAGCCCCCGATGTGCATCACCCGTGAGTCGGCGGACTTCTTCGTCGACATGCTCGATCGGGTGCTCACGACCGGGTGGTGAGCCAGTCGCGCTGACGCGCCACGAACGCCGCATCGACGGCAGCGCCGTGTCCGGGGATGTAGATCGCGTCCGGCCCGCCGAGGGCGAGCAGGCGATCCAGGGTGCCGATCCAGGCCCGGACATCGGACTCCGCGTTGATCGCCGGGTCGGCGGATTCCTCGACGAGGTCACCGCAGAAGACCACGGTGCGATGCTGGGCACCGACCGGGGCGACGACCACCACCAGGTCGTGGTCGGTGTGGCCGCGACCGGGGTGTTCGACGCGGATCGTGCGGTCACCGAGGTCGAGGTCCACCTCGGTGATGACGTGGTCGGGTGCCCTGGCGGCGGCGATCGCCCGGTCGAGTTCACCCGCGTCGGCCCCGTACTGCAGGGCGTGCGCGCGAACCTCGCCGATCCCCGTCGTCAGCGCCCGGGCGACGGCCGGCGGGGCGTAGCTGATGGCCCCGCCGAACCCCGGCGCTCCCAGTATGTGGTCAAAGTGGTGATGGGTCATCACGATGTGGGTGACCGCGGCGCCGGTAATGTCCGCGATATCACTGCTGAGCTGAGCGGCTTCCAAAAGCGTTGTCCCGCAATCGATCAGGACAACACCGTCGCGCCCGTGAACCAGCCCGACGGTGACGTCGAGGAACGGCAGCCGACAGCGGTGCACGCCAGGTGCCGGTGATTCCCACTCGTAGTACATGTGGCTGAAAATAGTCGCTGGCCGAGCCGTCCGCCCGGTACTTACGTTGCAACATGTAGCTAATCGAATTATAGTCCAGACACATGTCCAGACAGCTCGCCGCCGATGTCCGGATACCTCAACCATGACACATGCGAGCCTGACGGGTAACCCGGCCGCGTCGATCACGGACAGTTCAGGAGCATGACCATGCGAATTGCGTTGCTGTCCTATCGCAGCAAGACACACTGCGGTGGGCAGGGCGTCTACGTCCGTCACCTGAGCCAGGGACTGGTCGAACTGGGCCACCAGGTGGAGGTTTTCTCTGGTCAGCCCTACCCCGAGATTCTCGATCCGCGGGTCCGGCTGACCGAGGTACCGAGCCTGGACCTCTACCGCGAGCCCGACCCCTTCCGGGTGCCCCGGCCCAGCGAGATCCGCGACCGGATCGACCTGCTCGAACTGGCCACCATGTGGACGTCCGGCTTCCCCGAGCCGCGCACCTTCAGCCTGCGCGCCGCCCGCCTGTTGGCGAAGCGTCGCGGTGAGTTCGACGTGGTGCACGACAATCAGTGCCTGGGCACCGGGTTGCTCAAGATCGCCGCGAGCGGGCTGCCGGTGGTAGCCACCGTTCACCATCCGATCACCCGCGACCGGGTGTTGGACCTTGCCGCCGCGAAGTGGTGGCGAAAGCCTTTGGTGCACAGGTGGTATGGCTTCGCCCAGATGCAAAAGAAGGTTGCCCGCAACATTCCCGACCTGTTGACCGTCTCGTCGTCGTCGGCCACCGACATCGCCGACGACTTCGGCGTGAGCCCACAGCAGCTGCGGGTGGTCCCCCTCGGTGTTGACACCGAGCTGTTCAAACCGCGCGACCTGCCGCGCGTCCCGGGGCGCATCATCGCGATCTCGAGCGCTGACCGGCCGCTGAAGGGCATCGGTCACCTGCTTCAGGCAGTGGCCCGGCTGCGTGCCGAGCACGACCTGCAGTTGCAGCTGGTCGCCAAGCTGGAACCGAACGGCACCACCGAGAAGCTGATCGCCGAACTCGGCATCTCCGACATCGTGCACACCTCCAGCGCCCTGAGCGACGCGGAGCTCGCCGAGCTGTTCGCCTCGGCCGAAATCGCCTGCATCCCGTCGCTGTACGAGGGGTTCTCCCTTCCGGCGGTCGAGGCGATGGCCAGCGGGACGCCGATCGTGGCCAGCCGGGCCGGGGCGCTGCCCGAGGTGCTCGGAGCCGACGGTGAGTGCGCCGACCTGGTGACACCCGGCGACGTCGGTGAACTCACCTTCGCCCTGGACCGACTGCTCAGCTCCCCCGAGCGCAGGCAGTGGCTCGGCACCGCGGGGCGGCGCCGAGCGCTCGACGTGTTCAGCTGGGAATCGGTAGCCGCGCAGACAGTACGGGTATATGAACAGGCGATCGCCCGCACCGGGCGGGTCCACTCCGACATCGAGGTGGTCGACGAACCATGCTGACGGTGAACTACGACCGGCTGCACGTGGGGCCGGGAAGCAATGTGATCGACGTCGGATGCGGCGCCGGGCGGCACAGCTTCGAGGCCTACCGACGCGGCGCCAACGTGATCGCCTTCGACCAGGACGCCGAGGAACTGGCCAACGTCGACACGATGCTGCAGGCGATGGGAGAGGCCGGCGAGGCACCCGAGTCCGCCAAGGCCCAGGTGGTCGTCGGTGACGCGCTGGCCCTGCCCTACCCCGACGGCAGCTTCGACTGCGTGATCGCCTCGGAGATCCTCGAGCACATCCCCGACGACGACGCCGCAATCTCCGAACTGATCCGCGTGCTCAAACCGGGCGGCTCGCTGGCGGTGACCGTGCCGCGTTGGCTTCCGGAGAAGATCTGCTGGCTGCTCTCCGACGAATACCACGCCAACGAGGGCGGCCACATCCGGATCTACCGAGCCGACGAGCTGCGCGACAAGCTGGTCCGGGGCGGCCTGACGTTCACCCACTCTCATCACGCCCACGCGCTGCATTCACCGTTCTGGTGGCTCAAATGCGCTGTCGGCGTGGAAAAGCCGGAGCATCCGGCGGTCAAGGCGTATCACAAGCTGCTGGTCTGGGACATGATGTCGAGGCCTGCGCTGACCAGGGTGGCCGAGTCCGCGCTCAACCCCGTGGTGGGCAAAAGCGTCGCGCTCTACTTCGAGAAGCCGGTGACCGATGGCGCGGCAACCTGATCTCGACGGTGTGCCCGGCATAACCGGGATTCTCACTCCGCAACAGTGCCGCCAGACCGCGGAATCCATTGCCGCGGTGCAGGAATCCTCGGGTGAGATCCCCTGGTCGGAGACCGGGCACACCGACGTCTGGGACCACGTCGAGTGCGCCATGGCGTTGAGCGTGGCGGGGTTGACCGAGCCTGCCCGGGCAGCCTACGACTGGTGTCGGCGCGAGCAGCGCGCCGACGGTTCCTGGCCAATCCAGTACCGGCGCGGAGTCATCGAAGACGCCAACAGCGATAGCAACTTCTGCGCATACATCGCCACCGGTATATGGCATCACGTGCTGGTGACCGGTGACCGCCGCTTCGGCGAGCAGATGTGGCCGACCGTGTGCGCGGCCATCGACTTCGTCCTGGAACTCCAGGCCGGCACCGGTGAGATCTATTGGGCCCAAGGCCCTTCCGGGCCGCTACCCGAGGCGCTGCTGACCGGGTGTGCCAGCGTGTACCACAGCATCCGGTGTGCGCTCGCGCTGGCCGACTACGTCGACGACCCGCAGCCCGAGTGGGAGGTGGCACTGGGCCGTCTTGGCCACGCGATCAGCGATCACCCGGACTCCTTCACCGAGAAGCCCCACCACTCGATGGACTGGTACTACCCCATCCTCGGCGGAGCCGTGCGGGGGTCACAGGCCAACGCCCGCATCGCCGAACGGTGGGATCATTTCGTCGTCGACGGCCTGGGCATCCGGTGCGTCGATGACCGGCCCTGGGTCACCGGTGCGGAAACCTGCGAATTCGTGATGGCGCTGGACGCCATGGGTGAACGCCGTCGCGCGCTGACCCAATTCGCCGCGATGCAGCACCTGCGCGAAGCCGACGGTTCCTACTGGACCGGCCTGGTGTTCTCCGACGGCAAGCGCTGGCCGGTGGAGCGCACCACCTGGACCGGTGCAGCGATGATCCTGGCGGCCGACGCGCTGTCGGTCACGACCGGCGGCAGCGGGATTTTCCGCGCGGCCGAACTGCCCCGCGGACTCGAGGGCGACTACGACTGTGAGTGCGTCAGGCGCTGACGGGTTCCTCGCCTGCCGCTCCGGAGGTGCGCTCGAGGACCCGCAGCGAACCGAAAGCGCTCACCTCGGTGAAATGACCGGATTCTAGTGCGCGGCAATAGATGTTGTACGGCGGCCGGCCGCCGTCGCGCGGGTCGGGGAACACGTCGTGGATGACCAGCGTGCCACCGGGCGACACCCACTTGGCCCAGCCCTCGAAGTCCTGCTGGGCGGCGGTCTCGCTATGGCCGCCGTCGATGAACAGCAGCTGCAGCGGGGTGCGCCACCCGCGGGCGACCACCGGCGACTTGCCGACCACGGCGACGATGGTGTCGTCGAGGCCGGCGGCATCCAGTGTGCGGCGGAAGGTGGGCAGCGTGTCGAAGCGGCCGCTGACCGGGTCGACCATCGAGGTGTCGTGGAACTCCCAGCCCGGCTGGTGCTCCTCGGATCCATGGTGGTGATCGATCGTGTACAGCACGCTGTCGGAGGCGGCGGCCGCCGCGCCGAGCAACACGGTGGACTTGCCGCAGTACGTGCCGATCTCGACGGCCACCCCGTGATCGAGGTAGCGCGTCGCCGCGTCGAAGAGCGCGCGGCCTTCGTCGGCGGGCATGAACCCGATCACTTCGTCGGCCAGATCGAACAGTCGGGAAGTTTGCGCGGCAAGCGCGGTCTCGGTACGGCTCATGCACTGAACCTATCGTGTCGTCATGCCGGATGGCCAGCGCGCATCTTGTCGACCATTAGGCGTTGTAGTAGCGTCCGGACATGTGTCTGAACCGGTAGCTCGCGAAGCGACACGGCGCCGGTTGACAGCCAAGCAGGCCGCCACCGTCGATCGCCTCGGGCGCGCTGCGGTGGAGGTGCTGAGCCGAGAAGGTTTCGCCGGTCTGACGATTCGGATGGTGGCCGCCGAGGCAGGTGTGGGCGCGGCCACGGCATACACCTACTTCTCGTCCAAGGAGCATCTGGTCGCCGAGGTGTTCTGGCGCCGGCTGGCCTCGACCCCCGCTCCCCCGTTCGACTCCGCCGATCCGGCGGACCGCGTGGTGGTGGTGTTGCGCAACATCGCCCTGCTGGTCGCCGACGAGCCCGAACTGGCCGGTGCGGTGACCACCGCCCTGCTGGGCAAGGATCCCGACGTCGAGCACCTGCGCTTCCGCATCGGCAGAGAGATCCACGACCGACTCTGCACAGCCCTTGGCGCACAAGCAGATTCAGAGGTCGTCGAGTCTCTCGAGCAGCTGTGCGCGGGCACGCTGGTGCGCGCCGGGATGGGTTACGCTTCGTATACCGAGATCTCCTCGAAGCTCGAGCGGTCCGCGCGAATGCTGCTGAGCTGACGGCCCGACACTGAGTCGGCACCGCGGCGGGTTTGGCCGGGGGCGCGGCCGGGAACACCGGCGCCATGTTGATTCGCAGAGTGGCCCGTCCCATGCTGGCGGCCGTGTTCATCGGCCAGGGTATCGATGCCTTGCGCAGCCCCAAACTGGCAGCCGACGCCGCCCGCCCGACGTTGGAGGGACTGCAGAAGCTTCCTGACCCGATCGGCAGCGGCGTGCCCAGTGATGCGGAGACGTTCGCGAAGGTGACGGCCGCGGTTCAGATCGGCGGCGGGCTGTTACTGGCCACGGGCCGGCTGCCGCGGCTGGCCTCGGCAGCCTTGGCGGCCACGGTGATTCCGGCCAACCTCGGCGCGCATATGTTCTGGAACGAGAACGACCCGCAGCGCAAGACGCAGAAGCGACGGGAGTTCATGACCGACATCAGCCTGCTCGGCGGGCTGATCATCGCCTCTGCGGATACCGCGGGTAAGCCGTCACTGGGCTGGCGCGGGCGTCGCGCGGCGCGCAAGGTCACCGAGGCCGTCTCCGCAACGCTGCCCGGCTCAAGCTCGGCAGTGCTGGACAGCGAGTTGGCCGACAAGGTCGGCCATAGCCTGCACGTCGGCGCAGAGCGCGGCCGCGAACTGGCCCTGGTGGCAGGCGAACGTACCGCTCCCCTCTTGGAGGCGGCGCGCAAACGCGGTGCCGAGCTGGCCGACGTGGCTCGTGAACGCGGTGCAGAGGTGGTCGAGGTGGCCCGCGAACGTGGCGCGGAGATCGCCGAAGCGGCGCGTGAGCAGAGCGGCGAACTGGCCGACACCACCCGTTCGCGAGCCAAGAGGCTGGCCAAACGCTGAGGTTCTGATCAAGGCGCGGCGAAGCCTCAGATCCCGGCCGATCTGCGGGGTAGATTGAGTGCCCCATGACATCGGCACCGAGGAGATCTGATGACGACGGGTGACTACGACCCCAACGCCTACCCGCCGCCTAACCCCTAAGGTCAGCCTGGTTACCCGCCCCCGCCGCTTCCGGGTGGACAGCCCGGCGGCCTCGGTGTGCGTTTTGCCGCCCGGCTGATCGACGGCATCCTCGTCAGCATCGTCGCGGTCATCCTGGCGTTCCTGTTCCACGCGACGAGCAATATCCTTGTCACCGGCCTGTTTTCGGGCCTGCTGACGTTTGCCTACTTCTTGTTCTTCGAGGGCACCCAGGGCTGGACGCCGGCGAAGAAAATCCTCGGGCTCTCGGTCCGCGGCCCCGGTGGGGCACCCAAGCCGACCCTTCAGCAGGCGGCGATCCGCAACTCGTTCACCCTGCTGTCGGTGGTCCCCTACATCGGCGGGCTGCTCGGGGTCATCGCCTATATCGTCATCGCGGTGACGATCAACAACAGCCCGAGCAAGCAGGGCAAGCACGATGAACTTGCAGGCGGCACGCAAGTGGTCAAGGGCTGACGCCGACTCAGATCAGTAGGCCGAGCAGCAGCACCACCACCAGGCCGCTCACCGAGAGCACCGTCTCCATGATCGACCAGGTCTTGATGGTCTGACCGACGCTGAGCCGGAAGTACTGGTTGACCAACCAGAAGCCGGCGTCGTTGACGTGTGAGAAGAACAGCGAGCCGGCGCCGACGGCCAGCACGACCAGAGACAGCTGCGGGTTGCTGAGACCGTCGACGAGTCCGAGCACCAGCGAGGACGCGGTGATGGTCGCGACCGTCGCCGACCCGGTCGCCAGCCTGATCAGCACCGCCAGCAGCCAGGCCAGCAGGATCACCGAGATGTTGACGCCCTTGGCCCAGTCCGCGAGCAGCGTGCCGATCCCGCTGTCGACGAGCACCTGCTTGAAGCCGCCACCGGCGGCGACGATCAGGATGATGCCTGCGACGGGAGGCAGACCCGACTCAATGCAGGTGGTCAACTGACTGCGCGTCATCCCGGCCCCGACGCCGAGGGTGAAGATGCCGACGATCACGGCGAGCAGCAGGGCCACCAGCGGCGTGCCAAGGACGTCGAAAATGATTCGGAACCATTGGTTTTCGTTGTCGATGAAGATATCCACCAGCGCCTTGCCCAGCATCAGGCCGACGGGTAGCAGGACACTGAACAATGTCATGGCGAACGACGGGCGGCGGAGCTGCCGGGCTTCGTCGGCAGCGATGGCAGCGCCGGGACCCTCGCGGCGCGTGGCGAATTCGTCGGGCGCGAAGGTGTCGGGCGCGTCGACGACGACCCAGCGTCCGGCGAGCTTCCCGAACAGCGGCCCGGCCACGATGATCGTCGGGATCGCCACCGCGACTCCCAGTGCGAGCGTGAGCCCGAGGTCGGCACCGAGCAGGTTGATCGCGGTCAGTGGGCCGGGGTGCGGCGGCACGAACCCGTGCATTGCGGAAAGGCCTGCCAGAGCGGGGATTCCCACGGTGACCACGGACAGCTGGGAACGCCGCGAGACGAGGTAGATCACCGGCATCAGCAGCACCAGGCCGATCTCGAAGAACATCGGCAACCCGATGATGGCACCGACCAGCGCCATGGCCCAGGGCAGTGCGCGTGGCGAGGCATGACCGACGATGGTGTCGACGATCTGGTCGGCGCCGCCCGAATCCGCCAGGAGTTTGGCGAACATAGCGCCGAGTGCGATCAGAATGCCGACTCCGGCCGCGGTCGTGCCGAAGCCGTCGGCGAACGACTTCAGTACCTTCTCGAGGTTCTCCCCGGCAACGACTCCGACTGTCAGGGCGCCGAAGATCAGGGCCAAGAACGGATGCAGCTTGGCGACGGTGATGAGCACGACGATCACTGCGATGCCGGCGAGGAAGGCCAAGATGAGCTGCCACCCGGACGCCACCGGCTGCGGGAGTTTCGGCGCCTCGGCCAGAAGAATGCCGGACTGATTCATGCGTTCTCTCCTGTCGTGCGGGACATGTAGCTCTCGACGATCGCGTCGATGCTCTGGTCGACGTCGACGGCCATCCCGTGCTCGTCGTCGTCGAGGGGTTCGAGGGTGGCGAATTGGGATGCCAACAGCGAGGCGGGCATGAAGTGGCCGGGCCTGCTGGCCTGGCGGCGGGCGATGACGTCGGGCGACCCGCTCAGGTGCAGAAATCTGACATCGGCGCAGTGCTGGCGCAACTGGTCGCGGTAGCTGCGTTTGAGCGCCGAGCAGCTCATCACCCCGCCGTCTCGGTGATCGGCCAACCACCGGCCGATGGCTTCCAGCCACGGGTAGCGGTCCTCGTCGTTGAGGGCGTGACCGGCCGTCATCTTGGCGATGTTGGCTGGTGGATGGAAGTCGTCGGCATCGGCGAAAGGCACACGTAGCCGCTGGGCCAGGGCGGCGCCGACGGTGGACTTCCCCGAACCGGACACCCCCATGACCACGATCGGTGAGGTCATGCCTGCGTCTACCCTGCTGTGCGGCATGTCACACAGCATCTCATCAATAGTCATACTTAATCAAGCCAAAATCGTTATGCATCTGTTTTTACTGAGGTAAGCACCTCGTATGACAACATGTATGGGTGACTTCGGAGCCAATAGTCGGTGAGCTGCACGGCAGTGTCCTGACCGCGTTGGGCCGGGACATCGTCTCCGGGCACTACCAGCCGGGCCAGGTGCTCAACCTCGAGGGCGTCAGCGCCACCCACGGCGTCTCCCGGTCGGTCGCCCGCGAAGCCGTCCGGGTCCTCGAGTCGATGGGAATGGTCGCACCCCGCCGGCGGGTCGGTATCACCATTCAGCCCTCGAGCAAGTGGAACGTCTTCGACCCCAGAGTCATCCGCTGGCGGCTCGACGTGGGAGATCGTGCGGCCCAACTGCTTTCGCTGTCCGAACTGCGGCGCGGGTTCGAACCGGCCGCCGCAGCACTGGCCGCGCGCCGAGCCGACCCGCATCAGTGCCGGATCATGGCGGCCGCGGTATCCGACATGGTGGTCCACGGCCGCTCGGGCGACCTGGACGCATACCTGTTGGCCGACAAGGTTTTTCACCGAGCCCTGCTGGAAGCCAGCGGCAACGAGATGTTCCGCGCGCTCTACGATGTGGTGGCCGAGGTGCTGGCCGGGCGAACCCATCACGGGATGATGCCGCCGACCCCCAACCCCGCGGCCATCGAGTTACACGATCAGGTGGCCCGCGCAGTGCGGCTGCGCGACGAGGACGCCGCCGAACGGGCGATGCGCGCCATTATCGACGAGTCGGCGGCTGCAGTCGCAGCCGATGCCGATGCCGCGCAGCCGGCCCGCTAGCCGGACGCCCGCTCAGGCCTTGGGCGCGAAGCTGTAGTTGACAGTGTCGCCCTCCACCGTCGACACGGTCAGGGTGAAGTCCTGGTGGTCCGCACCGGCGACGACCGCGCAATCAACCGTGGTACCCGGCTTGCCTTCGAGGTTGTCACTGCAGTCCGCCGAATCCGGGCGCTGACCCAGCTGCGCCGCGAGCTGATCCAGCAGTGAGCTCTCCACCTGCGCCTTGGGCAACACCGGGATGACCGTGAAGTTCATCATCAGGCCGTCGACCTTGGTGACGTCGACGGTGCGCCTCAGGGTGACCCCGCCCGCGGTGACATCGCAGTGCGCCTCGGCGCCCGTCTTGCCCTCCAGGCCCGACTCGCAACTAACCGAGTCGACCTTCACGCCCGAAGAGTCCGACACCAGGGTCGAGACCGCCTTCTGCAGCTGCTCCTTGTTCACCGCAGGCGCCATGTCGTAGCTGACAGTCGTGCCTTCGACCTTGGTGACAGTCACGATCGGTTCGAAACTGTTGGTGGCGCTGAGCACCACCTCGCAGCGGGTGGTCTTGCCGACCTCCCCCTCCAGGTTGTCGTTGCAGGTCACCGACTCCGGCTTCTGGCCGGCCTTCGCGAGTCGATCGCTGATGTCCTTCTGCAGATCGGCCTTGTCCACCACGGGCTTTCCGGTCGAGGCGCTGAACGAGCACCCCGACAGCGCCGCTCCACTGAGCACCAGCGCCGCCAAAATCGCACCTGTCCGTCGCATCGTGGCCTCCCAGCGTTTGCCGATGTACGCCCACCGCGCGCATCCGCCAGCAAGATACCAAGCGCACGGCCCGCACAGGGCTTAACCACCCGAAGGTCCGCGACCGGCTCGCGCCCCGCGGGTGGTTAACTGCTGAAGGTGAGCAGATCCCCACAGCTGGCCAGGCGCTTCTTCGACCGCTTCGAACCCGTCCACGCGGTCACCTACTTCGCTCCCGAAGCCCAAAACCGACTTGGCGAAATGGGATTCACCGGATTCTGGCGCGGTTACTTCGCCGCGCGATCCGCACCGCTGGGACCCGTGGCCCCCGAGGTGATCACGGCCATCTTCTACAACTTCTCCGCCGACCGGGTCCGGCGGATGGTGCCCGCGGTGTGGGACGTCGCCGGACCGCCCGAGGTCTTGCGAGTGCGTCAGGACACCGCGGTCGCCGCGCTGCGCCGATACGGCCTCACCGATGAGACAGCAGGACTCGCCGAGACAGCCGAGCTGGCAGCCGCAGCTGCTCGTGGGGCGCCACTGGACGGTCGGCCACTGTTCGCGGCGAATCTGGCGCTGCCGTTGCCGCAGACCCCGCTGGCAACGTTGTGGCACGCCGCCACGCTGTTACGCGAGCACCGCGGCGACGGCCACATCGCCGCCCTGGTGACCGAGGGGGTCAGCGGACGGGAGGCCAATGTGCTCCACGCCGCGGCCGGCGCGGTACCGCCGGACTTCCTCAAACGCAGCCGTGACTACACCGACGAGGAGTGGCAGTCCTGCGTGGATAGCTTATCGGCACGCGGGTTGCTCACTGGCACAGGACAACTCACCGAAGCGGGCCATGCGCTCAAACAGCGGGTCGAAGACCGCACCAACACCCTGGCGCTGAGCGCACTCTCAGCTCTCACCGACTCCGAAGTGGAGCGCTTGTTCGCCGGACTGACCCCGCTGACCAACTTGGTGATCGCCGGAGGTGACATCCCGGCCGCCACCCCGATGGGGCTGAACCGCGACGAACTCGACGACAGCTCAGCACACCTCTGACTCAGAGGTTGCGGTTCCACTCCGCCCAGCCGACGCCGCGGCGGCCATCGCTGGTTTCGACGTCCACCCAGGCCCGCGGGAACTGGCTGACCCGGCCGTCGGGACCGACCAGTCGAACCGGCGCGTGGCCCAACACCCGGATTGTCGTGTCGACCGGGCCCGGCTCGTAGACGATCCTGGTCTGCGCCGGAAGGTCGTTGTCCTCGAACGTCGCTTCGGCGGTCACCGAGGTTGTCTCGACGACCGGCTCCCCCGGCCGCTGGATGTAACCGACGCTGACCGGATCAAGGCCGGGTATCCGCAGATCGACACCGTGCAGGTGCGTCCCGTCGTCGAGGTGAAGCGCACTCCAGACCCAGTCCATGCTCCACCAATCGCGTACACCGTAGGAGTGGTCACGCTGACCCGGCACCGCCTCGATGTGATAGGTACGCCCGTCGATCGTGACGGTTCCCGTTATGGTGCAGGGGATTTCATAGCGGCTAGTGATCCGGTACGCGTACGGGGTACCCGTCGAAGTCCATGTCAGATCCATCGCGAGTTCGGCGGGCCGGCCAGGCTCGCCCCGCAGGATCGCAGACGGATCGTCGTATGCCTGTGCCGCGCCGTGCACCTCGACTCGGTAGGACTGCAGCGGAACCGTCGCCCCGTGCCGCAGTTCCACGCCATCGCCGACGACGGTTGCCGGATCCGCGGGCACCGGCGCCTCGAAATCGAGAAGTGCGACGGTCGGCATGCCGGGCCCGCACACCAGCGCGTTGATCCAGGCCACCTTCTGGTTGGGCACCAGCCCCAGCCGGATCCAGCCGCCGATCCCCTGTTCGCGGTCGGCGAAGTCCCAATACCAGCTCTCGTTCCACAG encodes:
- a CDS encoding MBL fold metallo-hydrolase produces the protein MYYEWESPAPGVHRCRLPFLDVTVGLVHGRDGVVLIDCGTTLLEAAQLSSDIADITGAAVTHIVMTHHHFDHILGAPGFGGAISYAPPAVARALTTGIGEVRAHALQYGADAGELDRAIAAARAPDHVITEVDLDLGDRTIRVEHPGRGHTDHDLVVVVAPVGAQHRTVVFCGDLVEESADPAINAESDVRAWIGTLDRLLALGGPDAIYIPGHGAAVDAAFVARQRDWLTTRS
- a CDS encoding glycosyltransferase family 4 protein, which produces MRIALLSYRSKTHCGGQGVYVRHLSQGLVELGHQVEVFSGQPYPEILDPRVRLTEVPSLDLYREPDPFRVPRPSEIRDRIDLLELATMWTSGFPEPRTFSLRAARLLAKRRGEFDVVHDNQCLGTGLLKIAASGLPVVATVHHPITRDRVLDLAAAKWWRKPLVHRWYGFAQMQKKVARNIPDLLTVSSSSATDIADDFGVSPQQLRVVPLGVDTELFKPRDLPRVPGRIIAISSADRPLKGIGHLLQAVARLRAEHDLQLQLVAKLEPNGTTEKLIAELGISDIVHTSSALSDAELAELFASAEIACIPSLYEGFSLPAVEAMASGTPIVASRAGALPEVLGADGECADLVTPGDVGELTFALDRLLSSPERRQWLGTAGRRRALDVFSWESVAAQTVRVYEQAIARTGRVHSDIEVVDEPC
- a CDS encoding class I SAM-dependent methyltransferase; amino-acid sequence: MLTVNYDRLHVGPGSNVIDVGCGAGRHSFEAYRRGANVIAFDQDAEELANVDTMLQAMGEAGEAPESAKAQVVVGDALALPYPDGSFDCVIASEILEHIPDDDAAISELIRVLKPGGSLAVTVPRWLPEKICWLLSDEYHANEGGHIRIYRADELRDKLVRGGLTFTHSHHAHALHSPFWWLKCAVGVEKPEHPAVKAYHKLLVWDMMSRPALTRVAESALNPVVGKSVALYFEKPVTDGAAT
- a CDS encoding prenyltransferase; the encoded protein is MARQPDLDGVPGITGILTPQQCRQTAESIAAVQESSGEIPWSETGHTDVWDHVECAMALSVAGLTEPARAAYDWCRREQRADGSWPIQYRRGVIEDANSDSNFCAYIATGIWHHVLVTGDRRFGEQMWPTVCAAIDFVLELQAGTGEIYWAQGPSGPLPEALLTGCASVYHSIRCALALADYVDDPQPEWEVALGRLGHAISDHPDSFTEKPHHSMDWYYPILGGAVRGSQANARIAERWDHFVVDGLGIRCVDDRPWVTGAETCEFVMALDAMGERRRALTQFAAMQHLREADGSYWTGLVFSDGKRWPVERTTWTGAAMILAADALSVTTGGSGIFRAAELPRGLEGDYDCECVRR
- a CDS encoding class I SAM-dependent methyltransferase, whose amino-acid sequence is MSRTETALAAQTSRLFDLADEVIGFMPADEGRALFDAATRYLDHGVAVEIGTYCGKSTVLLGAAAAASDSVLYTIDHHHGSEEHQPGWEFHDTSMVDPVSGRFDTLPTFRRTLDAAGLDDTIVAVVGKSPVVARGWRTPLQLLFIDGGHSETAAQQDFEGWAKWVSPGGTLVIHDVFPDPRDGGRPPYNIYCRALESGHFTEVSAFGSLRVLERTSGAAGEEPVSA
- a CDS encoding TetR/AcrR family transcriptional regulator — encoded protein: MSEPVAREATRRRLTAKQAATVDRLGRAAVEVLSREGFAGLTIRMVAAEAGVGAATAYTYFSSKEHLVAEVFWRRLASTPAPPFDSADPADRVVVVLRNIALLVADEPELAGAVTTALLGKDPDVEHLRFRIGREIHDRLCTALGAQADSEVVESLEQLCAGTLVRAGMGYASYTEISSKLERSARMLLS
- a CDS encoding DoxX family protein — protein: MLIRRVARPMLAAVFIGQGIDALRSPKLAADAARPTLEGLQKLPDPIGSGVPSDAETFAKVTAAVQIGGGLLLATGRLPRLASAALAATVIPANLGAHMFWNENDPQRKTQKRREFMTDISLLGGLIIASADTAGKPSLGWRGRRAARKVTEAVSATLPGSSSAVLDSELADKVGHSLHVGAERGRELALVAGERTAPLLEAARKRGAELADVARERGAEVVEVARERGAEIAEAAREQSGELADTTRSRAKRLAKR
- a CDS encoding RDD family protein, producing MRFAARLIDGILVSIVAVILAFLFHATSNILVTGLFSGLLTFAYFLFFEGTQGWTPAKKILGLSVRGPGGAPKPTLQQAAIRNSFTLLSVVPYIGGLLGVIAYIVIAVTINNSPSKQGKHDELAGGTQVVKG
- a CDS encoding GntP family permease, translating into MNQSGILLAEAPKLPQPVASGWQLILAFLAGIAVIVVLITVAKLHPFLALIFGALTVGVVAGENLEKVLKSFADGFGTTAAGVGILIALGAMFAKLLADSGGADQIVDTIVGHASPRALPWAMALVGAIIGLPMFFEIGLVLLMPVIYLVSRRSQLSVVTVGIPALAGLSAMHGFVPPHPGPLTAINLLGADLGLTLALGVAVAIPTIIVAGPLFGKLAGRWVVVDAPDTFAPDEFATRREGPGAAIAADEARQLRRPSFAMTLFSVLLPVGLMLGKALVDIFIDNENQWFRIIFDVLGTPLVALLLAVIVGIFTLGVGAGMTRSQLTTCIESGLPPVAGIILIVAAGGGFKQVLVDSGIGTLLADWAKGVNISVILLAWLLAVLIRLATGSATVATITASSLVLGLVDGLSNPQLSLVVLAVGAGSLFFSHVNDAGFWLVNQYFRLSVGQTIKTWSIMETVLSVSGLVVVLLLGLLI
- a CDS encoding gluconokinase, with translation MTSPIVVMGVSGSGKSTVGAALAQRLRVPFADADDFHPPANIAKMTAGHALNDEDRYPWLEAIGRWLADHRDGGVMSCSALKRSYRDQLRQHCADVRFLHLSGSPDVIARRQASRPGHFMPASLLASQFATLEPLDDDEHGMAVDVDQSIDAIVESYMSRTTGENA
- a CDS encoding FadR/GntR family transcriptional regulator produces the protein MTSEPIVGELHGSVLTALGRDIVSGHYQPGQVLNLEGVSATHGVSRSVAREAVRVLESMGMVAPRRRVGITIQPSSKWNVFDPRVIRWRLDVGDRAAQLLSLSELRRGFEPAAAALAARRADPHQCRIMAAAVSDMVVHGRSGDLDAYLLADKVFHRALLEASGNEMFRALYDVVAEVLAGRTHHGMMPPTPNPAAIELHDQVARAVRLRDEDAAERAMRAIIDESAAAVAADADAAQPAR